A region from the Streptosporangium sp. NBC_01756 genome encodes:
- a CDS encoding glycoside hydrolase family 78 protein, producing MTFLRAEPPTFEHHLLPFGIGESAPRLSWTVTTDIPGWTQQAYEIELSDGTCTGRVESPESVLLPWPGGELGSRERRAVRVRVHGRDGSAGDWSPWSWAETGLLDTADWQAGAAAPPLELLGPPDGPALLLRRDFTLHGPVDRARLYVTAHGLHETEINGRVVGDEVLAPGWTSYGHRLRYRTHDVTHLLREGANAVGATLADGWYRGRLGFRGGKSDVYGERTALIAQLEITYADGTTDIVVTDGTWQCAPGPVTAASLYEGEKYDARLLPAGWSRPGFDDATWLPADALPHDPALLVAPTGPQVRRVETLDSVETIIGPDGETILDFGQNISGRLRIRVQGPAGHTVTLRHAEVLENGALGVRPLRTALALDTYTLRGDCTAEVWEPRFTVHGFRYAQIDGWPGELDLAAVQAVVCHTDMRRTGDFTCSDPLLTRLHDNVVWSMRGNFVDIPTDCPQRDERLGWTGDIQVFGPAAAFLYDCAGMLSSWLQDLAAEQRQYGTVPLYVPWVDLGPFTNDEPTAVWGDAAVVLPWTLYRRTGDLDVLRRQYPSMTAWVDQIAELVGESFLWDEGFQLGDWLDPTAPPDRPFDAQTDPGLVATAYLAYSARLLAETAALLGHAEDERRYQELAGRVRAAFDAAYVSLEGKVAGDSQTGYALALRFGLIDGAERRAHAGERLVELVRANGHRIGTGFVGTPLICDALAEAGACDDAYRLLLQTECPSWLYAVTMGATTVWERWDSMLPDGTINPGEMTSFNHYALGAVADWMHRTLAGLAPAAPGYRRMLVRPRPGGGLTHARATHVTPYGRAEVSWERSGGRLTLHVLVPPSTTATVHLPGEPDEPIEAGPGRHVFHCAFRNPADDPVSADGGIRRD from the coding sequence GTGACCTTCCTGCGTGCCGAACCACCCACCTTCGAACACCACCTCCTTCCCTTCGGGATCGGCGAGAGCGCACCCCGGTTGTCCTGGACCGTCACCACCGACATCCCCGGGTGGACCCAGCAGGCATACGAGATCGAGCTCAGCGACGGAACGTGCACCGGCCGCGTCGAGTCACCGGAATCAGTGCTTCTTCCCTGGCCGGGCGGGGAACTGGGCTCACGCGAGCGGCGGGCCGTACGGGTCCGTGTGCACGGCCGCGACGGCTCGGCCGGCGACTGGAGCCCCTGGTCCTGGGCCGAGACCGGGCTGCTGGACACCGCCGACTGGCAGGCGGGCGCGGCGGCACCGCCGCTGGAGCTGCTCGGCCCGCCCGACGGCCCCGCCCTCCTGCTGCGCCGCGACTTCACCCTTCACGGCCCGGTCGATCGGGCCCGCCTGTACGTCACCGCGCACGGCCTGCACGAGACCGAGATCAACGGCCGGGTCGTCGGCGACGAGGTCCTGGCTCCCGGCTGGACCAGCTACGGCCACCGGCTGCGTTACCGCACCCACGACGTCACCCATCTCCTGCGCGAGGGCGCCAACGCCGTCGGCGCCACCCTCGCCGACGGCTGGTACCGGGGCCGGCTCGGCTTCCGCGGCGGCAAGTCCGACGTCTACGGCGAGCGCACCGCGCTCATCGCCCAGTTGGAGATCACCTATGCCGACGGCACGACCGACATCGTGGTCACCGACGGGACCTGGCAGTGCGCGCCCGGCCCGGTCACCGCCGCGAGCCTGTACGAGGGCGAGAAGTACGACGCCCGCCTGCTGCCGGCCGGCTGGTCGCGGCCCGGCTTCGACGACGCCACCTGGCTGCCCGCCGACGCGCTGCCGCACGACCCCGCCCTGCTCGTCGCGCCCACCGGACCGCAGGTGCGCCGGGTCGAGACGCTCGACTCGGTCGAGACGATCATCGGACCGGACGGGGAGACCATCCTCGACTTCGGCCAGAACATCTCCGGCCGCCTGCGCATCCGCGTCCAGGGCCCGGCCGGCCACACCGTCACGCTCCGCCACGCCGAGGTCCTGGAGAACGGCGCCCTGGGCGTACGGCCCCTTCGCACGGCCCTCGCACTCGACACCTACACCCTGCGCGGCGACTGCACGGCCGAGGTGTGGGAGCCCCGCTTCACCGTTCACGGCTTCCGCTACGCCCAGATCGACGGCTGGCCCGGCGAGCTGGACCTCGCTGCCGTCCAAGCCGTCGTCTGCCACACCGACATGCGCCGCACCGGCGACTTCACCTGCTCCGACCCGCTGCTGACCCGGCTGCACGACAACGTCGTGTGGAGCATGCGCGGCAACTTCGTCGACATCCCCACCGACTGCCCGCAACGCGACGAGCGCCTGGGCTGGACCGGCGACATCCAGGTCTTCGGCCCGGCCGCGGCCTTCCTCTACGACTGCGCCGGCATGCTGAGCTCCTGGCTGCAGGATCTGGCCGCCGAGCAGCGCCAATACGGCACCGTTCCCCTCTACGTGCCCTGGGTGGATCTGGGGCCCTTCACCAACGACGAGCCGACGGCCGTCTGGGGGGACGCCGCCGTCGTCCTGCCCTGGACCCTCTACCGGCGCACCGGCGACCTCGACGTGCTGCGCAGGCAGTACCCGAGCATGACAGCCTGGGTGGATCAGATCGCCGAGCTGGTGGGCGAGTCCTTCCTGTGGGACGAAGGCTTCCAGCTCGGAGACTGGCTCGACCCCACCGCCCCGCCGGACCGTCCCTTCGACGCGCAGACGGATCCGGGCCTGGTCGCCACCGCCTACCTGGCGTACTCCGCCCGGCTCCTCGCCGAGACCGCCGCGCTGCTCGGGCACGCCGAGGACGAACGCCGTTACCAGGAGCTCGCCGGGCGTGTCCGTGCCGCCTTCGACGCCGCGTACGTCTCGCTCGAAGGAAAGGTGGCCGGCGACTCGCAGACGGGCTACGCCCTGGCCCTGCGGTTCGGGCTCATCGACGGTGCGGAGCGCCGCGCCCATGCGGGCGAGCGCCTCGTCGAGCTGGTACGGGCGAACGGCCACCGCATCGGCACCGGCTTCGTGGGCACCCCGCTCATCTGCGACGCACTGGCCGAAGCCGGGGCCTGCGACGATGCCTACCGGCTGCTGCTGCAGACCGAATGCCCCTCCTGGCTGTACGCGGTGACGATGGGTGCCACCACCGTCTGGGAGCGCTGGGACAGCATGCTGCCCGACGGCACGATCAACCCCGGCGAGATGACCTCCTTCAACCACTACGCCCTCGGTGCGGTCGCCGACTGGATGCACCGCACCCTGGCCGGCCTGGCCCCAGCCGCTCCCGGTTACCGTCGGATGCTGGTGCGCCCCCGCCCCGGCGGTGGCCTCACCCACGCCCGTGCCACGCACGTCACCCCGTACGGCCGGGCGGAGGTGAGCTGGGAGCGTTCCGGCGGACGGCTGACCCTGCATGTCCTGGTCCCGCCGAGCACCACTGCCACCGTTCACCTGCCCGGAGAGCCGGACGAGCCCATCGAGGCCGGCCCAGGGCGGCACGTCTTCCATTGCGCGTTCCGGAACCCCGCCGACGACCCGGTCTCCGCGGACGGCGGAATACGCCGCGACTGA
- a CDS encoding RNA polymerase sigma factor, which yields MTADLGEQVTDADLVADYRRNPELFTAVYDRYLHDIYRYVAGRLGTQVAEDITAETFLLAFDRRDRFDPEKGELRPWLFGFATNLVARHRRKEARRYKALARLDPAPVVEGHENRVVTSVTARPYLAMALASLNGGERDVLLLLALGQLSYHETAQALGISLGTVGSRLSRARTKIQSLIDKETTHE from the coding sequence ATGACCGCCGATCTGGGCGAGCAGGTGACCGACGCCGACCTCGTCGCCGACTACCGGCGGAACCCCGAGCTGTTCACCGCCGTGTATGACCGGTATCTCCATGACATCTACCGGTATGTGGCGGGACGCCTGGGCACTCAGGTGGCCGAGGACATCACGGCGGAGACGTTCCTGCTGGCGTTCGACCGGCGTGACCGGTTCGACCCGGAAAAAGGAGAGTTGCGGCCCTGGCTGTTCGGCTTCGCCACGAACCTGGTGGCCAGGCACCGCCGCAAGGAGGCCCGCCGCTACAAGGCGCTGGCCCGGCTGGACCCCGCGCCTGTCGTGGAAGGACACGAGAACCGGGTCGTCACCTCCGTGACCGCCCGGCCGTACCTGGCCATGGCGCTCGCCTCGCTGAACGGCGGCGAGCGTGACGTGCTGCTGCTCTTGGCGCTGGGCCAGCTCAGCTACCACGAGACAGCCCAGGCGCTCGGCATTTCCCTCGGCACAGTGGGCTCACGGCTCAGCCGGGCCCGCACCAAGATCCAGAGCCTCATCGACAAGGAGACGACCCATGAATGA
- a CDS encoding CU044_5270 family protein, translating into MNDLEEIATLLAEPEPSAGAVARGRDRLQRRARAGRARRRAGWFVPGVALVAAGAAAAVVLATGAPTNDGVPVTGKEVLLMAAVSAERTPQGSGTYWHVTRQWSTSDSPSMESWTRRDGKRWSKGEPGDPADAVVPVPAWKTLSLKGAKVSFEDLERLPTDPEALKAWIAERKGNENDMSASEIQGDPTFTLLALITELPAPAEVRSAAFRALAAMPGVENAGAVEGGQRLRFPDPEGGKDIELVVDPEQARVTRANLIVVDNGDVAWSDKFISVTTEWTDRLPSVQQS; encoded by the coding sequence ATGAATGACCTGGAAGAGATCGCCACTCTGCTGGCCGAGCCGGAGCCGTCCGCCGGGGCGGTCGCGCGCGGCAGAGACCGCCTCCAGCGAAGGGCGCGGGCGGGCCGGGCGCGCCGGCGCGCCGGCTGGTTCGTACCGGGAGTCGCCCTGGTCGCCGCCGGGGCCGCCGCGGCGGTCGTGCTCGCCACGGGGGCGCCCACGAACGACGGCGTGCCGGTCACGGGCAAGGAGGTCCTGCTCATGGCCGCGGTCAGCGCGGAACGTACGCCCCAAGGTTCCGGGACGTACTGGCACGTTACGCGTCAGTGGTCCACGTCGGACAGCCCGTCGATGGAGAGCTGGACCAGGCGCGACGGCAAGCGCTGGAGCAAGGGCGAGCCGGGGGATCCCGCCGACGCCGTCGTGCCGGTACCGGCCTGGAAAACGCTCAGCCTCAAAGGCGCCAAGGTGAGCTTCGAGGATCTCGAAAGGCTGCCGACGGACCCGGAGGCGCTGAAGGCGTGGATCGCCGAGCGCAAGGGCAACGAGAATGACATGTCCGCATCCGAAATCCAAGGCGATCCCACCTTCACCCTGCTCGCGCTGATCACGGAGCTGCCGGCGCCCGCGGAGGTCCGCTCAGCGGCGTTCCGGGCGCTCGCCGCGATGCCGGGAGTCGAGAACGCGGGCGCGGTTGAAGGCGGCCAGCGACTGCGCTTCCCTGACCCCGAGGGCGGTAAGGACATCGAGCTGGTCGTCGATCCCGAGCAGGCCCGGGTGACCCGCGCCAACCTCATCGTCGTCGACAACGGCGACGTGGCGTGGAGCGACAAGTTCATCTCCGTGACCACCGAGTGGACGGACCGGCTTCCTTCGGTGCAGCAGAGCTAG